Genomic DNA from Anaerolineae bacterium:
AGGGGTGAAGGATTTGATTGTTCCCCACTACGCCAAAGAACCACTGGTGAGCAACCTCGTGTGCGGTAAGGATATCCAGGTCTAAGCCGCTCCTTTCCAGGGCATCGCAACGCAGGAAGATTAAGGTAGCATGTTCCTGTGCTATGTGATTTTGCCTGTGGGCCACGGTTTCAGCGATGCTCAGGATGCGGTAAGGATAGGGCCCAACCCGAGCACTATACCAGTTGAGGCTCGCGCTGGTGATCTCCAAGGCGCGGGCTGCTCCGGCGGCATGGTTTGGCAGGTAAGCCACAGTAATGGTCACACCCTGGGTTTCTTGAGAGAGGAGGCGATAGCGCGAGCTGATGGCCAGGGCAAAGTCGCGGACTTGCCCGGCGCGGAAACGCCAGGCCCTGCCTCGCGCCAGGACGACCTCCCCGGTGGCGACGACCACCGCCGGGGATGATGTGGTCAGAAACACATCGTAATCGGCTACTTCGGTGAAATAGGGATCGCCTATATCGCTATAGGGATAACATTGCCAGCCTTGATCATATACGGCCAGGACGGGGTACCAGTTTCCCAAGGCTACGACTCCGCTGCTGTAACCGAAACGGCCATCGCCGGGTGGCAGGTCCAGACGAAAGCGCAGGACGATGCGCGCCCAGGCACCGGGAGCCAGAGGCTTGGGCAAAGGCACTTCCAGGCATTGTTTGGTCAATGCAGGGTATACCGGTTCTCCATCCACAGAGGCATTGGCCAGGGAGAAAACACCAAAATAAGCCGCCGGCACGTTGAAAACAAGGTTGGAGAGGGTATTGCCGGTAAGGTTAATGAAACTTACCGTCTCTACAGCCGTCAGATATGCGGCCTCCAGATTCAAGTTCACCCGCAGCTCGTAATGTGGCCTGAACGCAGGTTGTTCGGCCAGGGCTGGGTCAGCCCAGAGGGCCAGGATCAGTAATGCCAGGATCAACCCCCAAAAAGGCAATAGCAAAAGGAGAGGCCAGCGGAATGCAGCCTGATTTGTGCCCTTCATCCCCTTAGGACCTCTAGGATTTATTGGCCATAAAGGCTTAAGGTCCAGGGTCCTGTGCTCCATCCACTCTTGGTTCTGGGGGTCGGGCTCTAAGCCGATCTTCTATACAGTTCATAGACCCCTTTGGGTGTCCACATCCAGGCACTCGCAGCGCTTATTGTCAGTCTGCCTAAAAGTTTACAATTACAAGTATAGCATAAAAATTCTGAAGCCACAAGTAAAATTTACGGGAGAACGCTCTCAAGGGACAGGGCCGGCAGGCTGTCTGCACGGCGCCCTCATGAACCCCTTGCAAAATTTTACCTCTTGTATTAAAATAAAACCGGCGAAAGGTTCATACCCCCTGCACCGGGAATAAGTTTGTTATTCCCTTGACGCAGGGGGTTTTAATTTTGCCGGAGGAACTGAAGATGGAGGACTTTGAGCCTAAGATCATCGCTTTCGTTTGTAACTGGTGCACTTATGCGGGAGCGGATCTGGCCGGAACTTCCCGCATCCAATACCCTCCTAACGTTCGGATTGTCCGCCTCATGTGTTCGGGAGGGGTTGACCCCTTGTATGTGCTCAAAGCTTTGCTCCAGGGAGCGGACGGGGTCCTCATAGGGGGCTGCCACCCAGGCGATTGCCACTACCAGAACGGGAACTACAAAGCTCGCCGCCGGGTTGCCATCCTCAAGAAAACTCTGGAACGCCTCGGCCTTGACCCCGATAGGGTCTGGTTGCGCTGGATAAGCGCCAGCGAGGGCCAGCTCTTCGCCGATACTGTAACCGAGTTCGTGAGTTTTCTTAAGGCTAAGGGCCCTAATCCCTTTAAAACTTTGCAAGCATCGTAAAGGAGGCATGTCATGGTCCAGGCCTGGCTTAAAGTTGAAGAAAACCCAACCCGAACTGTGCAGGGGTTCCTTCGTTCTCTTTTGGAGAAAGAAGTTGTGGAAGCCCTCCTGGTTCCAGCACCATCAGTCGGCGGGGAAAGTGTAACACCGACCCTTTTCCTCAGCCCGAATGAACTATCGGTGGCTGAACCCTTCGCCCCTCTTATGCCCGTCAGCGAGGCTACGGCAGTCTCCATGCTCACCCGAACGGGTAACCCCCTCAGGTTAGGGGCCGTAATGCGGAATTGCCAGATCAGGGCTCTGGTGGAACTTGTTAAGTTCAAGCAAGCTCAGCTTGATAACCTCATCATAATCGGCGTCGATTGCCCGGGAACCTACGAGCTCAGGGATTACGAGGAATTGGTGCGGAAGGGGGTTGAGCCATCAGCTCAACTTCTGGAAGTTATTGCTAAGAGGGAAATAGGGGTTAATTCGGGCCTTCCTTTCAGAGAGGCCTGCAGAATGTGCGCTTACCCTATCCCGGACCCCTCCATAGCGGCCATAACCGTTGGGATTTTGGGTTTTGATGGAGAGAAAATACCTGTCCTGGTTCGGGACGACCTGGCGGAAAAGCTCGGCCTTGCCGATGGTTCCCCTTCAGCCCAAAGAGAAGAAGTCATCCGCTCACTTTCAGAGGCCAAGAAGGCTGAAAGGGGAAAGCAGATTGAGCGGTTTTCAAAGGAGGGGGCAGGGCTCGAGGGACTTCTACGCTGGTTCTCCAAATGTATCCGCTGCTACAACTGCATGGGTGTATGCCCCATCTGTTACTGCCGAGAGTGCGTTTTCCGGACTCCTGTATTTGAGCATGAATCGGCCCGGTATTTTGATTGGGCTCAGAAGAAAGGGGCGCTTCAGTTGCCACCGGAACACCTTCTCTTCCACCTCACCCGGATGAATCACATGGTTACCTCATGCGTGGGGTGCGGACTCTGCACCAGTGCCTGCCCTGCCGATATAGATGTTGCTCTGGCTTTCCAGAGCGTTGGCGAAGGAGTTCAGGCTCTCTTCAATTATGTCCCCGGAAGAAGTCTGGAGGAGCCTGCTCCTGTCCAGACATTCCAGGAGAGAGAGTTTGTGGAACTGGGTGAAACTTTGAAGTAAGGGGGTAAAGATGAGGGAAAAGCCTGCTGCCCTTGTAATCGGAGCAGGAATAGCGGGGATTCAGGCGGCTCTGGATATAGCCAACGCCGGATTCCCCGTTTACCTTGTGGAAAGAGAACCCAGCATCGGTGGACATATGGCCCAGCTGGATAAAACTTTCCCCACCCTGGACTGTTCGGCGTGCATATTGACACCGCGAATGGTGGAGGTAGCCCGAAACCCCAACATTACCCTAATCACTCTGGCTGAAGTTACTTCTGTTGAAGGAGAAGCTGGAAATTTCAGGGTCAAGATACGCCGCAGGCCCCGCTACGTGGACGAAAGCAAATGCACTGCCTGCGGCGATTGCGCCAAAGAATGCCCTGTTCTGGTCCCCAGTGAATTTGACATGGAAAGGGGGATGCGCCACGCCACTTACATCCCATTCCCCCAGGCCGTTCCCAACAAGTATGTGATTGATAAGCGAGGTGTGGCACCCTGTAAGGACGCCTGCCCGGCTCACATTGATGTTCAGGGTTACGTGACCCTTATTGCTCGGGGAAAGTTTAAAGAAGCTCTCGCTCTGATTTACAAAACGGTGCCGTTTCCAGGGACTCTGGGAAGGGTTTGCCCGCATCCATGTGAAGAAGCTTGCAACCGAACCCAGGTTGACCAGGCGGTTTCCATTTGCCTCCTTAAGCGCTTTGCCGCCGATTATGTCCGGGAGAACGGCCTCTGGGAAGAGGTTCTGAAGATAATCCGCGATAACCACATACCCCGCATGGAAACCATCCCGGAGGGGAAATCGGTGGGGATAGTGGGAGCAGGGCCAGCGGGCCTTTCCGCCGCATACTTTCTTGCCCTCTGGGGATACAGGGTTACCGTATACGAGGCCCTGCCGGTGGCTGGCGGGATGATGGTCGCAGGAATACCCGAGTATCGCCTGCCCAGGGAGATCCTCCAGGAAGAAATTGAGCGCATAAAGAGCCTGGGGATGGAGATAAAGCTCAACACCAGAATTGGGCCAGGAGGAATAACCCTTGAAGAGCTCCGCCAGAAGCACGATGCTGTCCTCTTGGCGGTGGGAGCCCACAGAGGCCTCAAGCTCAACATTCCAGGGGAAGAGCTGGAAGGGGTTTTCCCGGGAGTGGAGTTTATCCGAAAGGTCAATTTGGGCGAGCCGGTGAAAATCGGGAAAAGGGTGGTGGTGATAGGGGGAGGCAACGTAGCCATAGATGCCTCCAGGCTTGCCCGCCGCCTCGGAGCCGAAAAGGTTACCATTCTCTACCGGCGATCCAGAGCTGAAATGCCTGCCAGCCCCTGGGAAGTAGCTGACGCCGAAGAAGAGGGGATTGAAATTCAGTTCCTGGTAGCCCCTACCCGGATCCTGGGGGAAAACGGCCGGGTTACAGGAGTGGAGTGCATAAGGATGCAACTGGGCGAGCCCGATGCTTCCGGGCGCCGCCGCCCCATCCCTATTGAGGGAAGCGAGTTCACGGTAGAGGCCGATACCGTTATTCCAGCCATAGGCCAGATGGTGGAGGGCGAGGGACTGGGGGTTGAAATAACCAGAGCAGGGACTATCCAGTTTAATCCAGCCACTATGGAAACCAGCATCCCCGGAGTTTTTGCTGCAGGAGATGCAGCCATAGGCCCCGCTACCGTTATAGAAGCCATCGCTCAGGGGAAGAAGGCTGCTCTGGCTATAGACCTGTATCTAAGAGGTGAGCGGGTTGAAATCCCGGAACCCTCCTGGCATGTGGTATCGCTGGAAGAAGTAAAAACCCAGTTCCGTTCCTTCCCCTTGGAGCAGCGGGCCTCCCCGAAGCCGAGGCATAAGGTGCAAAAATTGCCTTCGGAGGTTAGAATCAGAGGTTTTGAAGAGGTGGAGCTGGGCTTCAAGGAAGAAGAGGCCATGGCGGAAGCTGAGCGTTGCCTGAACTGCGCCATCTGTTCCCTCTGCATGGAATGCGTCAGGGCGTGCCAGGCCAAAGCCATAGACCACTCAATGCAGGAACAGATTTTAGACCTGGAAGTAGGGGCCATCATCGTAGCCACCGGATACGACCAGTTTGATGCTCGCCGCAAGCCCGAACTTGGCTACGGGCGCTATCCTAACGTCCTGAGCGGGCTGGAGTTTGAAAGGCTTGTCTCCGCCTCCGGTCCTACCAAAGGTAAATTAAAGGTCAACGGGAAGGAGCCGAAGGATATAGTTTTCATAAAGTGCGTGGGCTCAAGAGACAAAACCGTCGGCCATCCTTACTGTTCGCGGGTCTGCTGCATGTATACGGCCAAACAGGCCCACCTTGTGCGCGAAAAGATACCCGATGCTAAGGTTACCATTTTCTACATGGATGTCCGAGCCTTCGGGAAAGGGTTTGAGGAGTTTTACGATAGGGTAAGGGAGGAAGGTGTAATATACCGCAGGGGTATGGTTTCGGAGATTTACAGGCGAGGGGATAAACTTGTGGTGCGAGCGGAAGATACCCTCCTGGGCCGCCCCGTGGAGGTAGTAGCCGATATGGTGGTCCTGGCTACAGGCCTTGAACCCAGGAGCGATTCCGATAAACTGGCGGAAATTTTGGGGATCACAAGGAGCGAAGAGGGGTTCTTCGCCGAAGCCCAGAGGGAACTTTACCCTGTGGAAAGCAATCGCCCTGGAATATTCTTGGCAGGCTGTGCCCAGGGGCCCAAGGATATTCCCGATGCGGTGGCTCACGCCAAAGCAGCAGCCGCCGCTGCTCTAGTACTGCTTGCCAAGCAAATGAAGCAGGAGGTTAACTCATGAGCCCAGTCCAGACCAGCGAATACATCCATGAGCTGACCCTGAGGGAATGCATTCAATGTGGCAAATGCACCGGGGGATGTCCTGTATCCCTCAAGACATCCCTCAATATACGCCGCCTTATTTACGAATCCCTTATATCCGACACCGTAAGCCCGGAAATCCACGAGGAACTGTGGGATTGCACCACCTGCAAGACGTGCACCCTCCGTTGCCCCAAGGGAGTGGATCCGTGTGGGTTGATAGTAACCCTGAGGGGTGCACTTGTGGAGAGCGGTCGTATCCCTTCTACCGTGAGAGATGCCCTCAAGAGCATAACCGTAAGAGGAAATCCTTTAAACATGCCCCCGCAGGACAGGGCTGCATGGACTGAAGGGCTTGATATCAAATACATCCTGGAAGAAGGAGCCGAGGTCCTCTTCTTCCCCTGCTGTATGGGGGCTTACGACCCCCGTATCCAGAAGGTGGCCAGGGCTCTGGTCAAGGTGTTTCAGGTGGCTGGAGTGGATTTCGGAATCCTGGGAGAAGATGAAGTGTGCTGTGCCCACGAAGCCCGCCGCCTCGGAGAGAAAGAACTTTTCGAGGGAATGGTGGAGCAATATCAGGAGATATTCTCCGAAGTCAGGGCTGAAAAGCTGGTAGCCCTTTCCCCCCACTGCTTCAATGCCTTCAAGAACGAATACGGCGAACTTCCGTTCCAGACCCTTCACTACACCCAGCTCTTGGCGGAGCTCATAAAAGACGGGAAACTTGAGCTCAAGGGTGAAATAGCCCGAAAGGTAACTTATCACGACCCCTGCTACCTTGGAAAGCAGAACAACATTTTTGATGAGCCACGCTTTATCCTTCAGAGCATCCCTGGCCTTAAGCTTGTGGAGATGGAGCGGTGCCGGGAGTGGAGCCTGTGCTGTGAGGGAGGTGGAGGGAGGATGTGGGCCGAGGGCACCAACATAGAAGTGCGCCTATCTCATGAGAGGGTGCGCGAAGCCCTTGACACCGGGGCTGAAATCCTGGCTGTGGCCTGTCCCTTCTGCATGGCCATGCTGGAAGATGCCGTCAAAACCCTCGGCCTTGATGAAAAACTTAAAGTTCTGGACATCGCCGAACTGGTGGCGATGAGCCTGGGATAACAGCGGAGGAGATGGATTATGCCTGTGCGAATTGGAGTTTACATCTGCCATTGCGGGATAAATATTGCGGCCACGGTGGATGTGGAAGAGGTAACGCGTTTCGCTCAGACTCTGCCCAATGTGGTGGTAGCCCGCCACTACACTTACATGTGTTCGGACCCGGGCCAGGCCCTCATCAAGCAGGATATTGAAGAATACAAGCTGAACCGGGTTGTGGTGGCATCCTGCTCCCCCAGAATGCACGAGCCCACCTTCAGAAGTGTAGTGGCTGAGAAAGGCGTTAACCCCTATCAGTTTGAAATGGCCAACATCCGGGAGCAAAACTCCTGGGTCCACTCCGAAATCAGAGCTGCCACCCAGAAAGCGAAGGAGCTGGTAGCTGCTGCCGTAGCCAAAGTTGCCCTCCTGGAACCTCTGGAAGAAAGGGAAGTGGATATCATCCCGGCAACTCTGGTCATAGGAGGAGGAATAGCCGGCCTGACGGCTGCTCTCAACATTGCCGAAGCTGGATACAAAGTTTACCTTGTAGAGAAGGAGCCCTCTGTCGGTGGGAGGATGGCGCAGCTATCACGAACTTTCCCTGATATGGAAGAAGCCCGCCAGCTCCTGGCCGAAAGGATAAAGCAAGTAAGCTCAAACCCCAACGTCGAGATCTTCACATCCTCCACCCTCCGTCAGATTGAAGGCTATATCGGGAACTTCAAAGCCACCATCCTCAGAAGACCCCGTTACGTCCGGGCTGAGCGCTGCACAGCCTGTGGGAAATGCGCCGAAGCCTGCATCCTGGCCGGCAAAGTTCCCGATGATTTCAACGCCGGGCTTTCCTACCGCTCCGCCATCTACCTTCCTTTCGCAGAAGCTTATCCTCCTGTCTATACTGTAGATCCACAGCACTGCCTCTACCTGAGGACAGGTAGATGTGGCGAGGGAGATGTCCCGCCCTGTGTGGGGGCCTGCCCTGAAGATGCCATTGACTTCTCCCAGAAGGAAGAGGAGCTGGAGCGGGAGTTCGGCACCATAATAGTAGCTACGGGCTTTGACCTGTTTGATGCTCGCCTTAAACCCGAACTTGGCTATGGGCGTTACCCCAACGTCATAACCTCTATGGAACTTGAACGTCTGGCTTCTCCCGACGGCCCCACCGGTGGGGAAATCCTTATCAACGGCAAAAAGCCCGAAAGTGTGGTTTTCATCCACTGTGTGGGTTCCAGGGATAAAACCGTGGGCAACCCGTATTGTTCCCGCATTTGCTGCATGTTCACTGCCAAGCAAGCCCTGCTGGTTAAAGAGAAACTCCCCAACGCCAATGTTACCGTTTTCTACATGGATGTCCGGAGCTTCACCAAGGGAGGGGAAGAATTTTACGACCGGGTTCGTGGGGAGGGAGTGCTTTACCGGCGTGGAAGCGTTTCCGAAATCTACCGCAGGGGCGATAAGCTCATAGTTCGGGCTGATGACACCCTCCTGGGCCGCCCTGTGGATGTGGAAGCCGACCTGGTAGTCCTGGCTACGGGGCTTATCCCGAGGAAAGAGACGGAGGATGTGGCCCTTCTCCTCAAACTTGCCCGCAGCTCCGATGGTTTCCTGGCCGAAGCTCACCCCAAACTCCGGCCCGTGGACACTGCCAGCGATGGGATCTTCCTGGCTGGGGCCTGCCAGGGGCCTAAAGACATTGCCGATAGCGTAGCTCAGGCCAGAGCTGCAGCCTCATCAGCCCTCATGTATCTTATGCAGGGCAAAGCAAAAGTAGAAGCTGTCACCAGCAGGGTAGATCCAGAAATATGTTCCGGCTGCGGGCTCTGCGAAGCCGCCTGCGCCTTTGGTGCCCTCAAGCTGGACTTGAAGCGCCGGATAATGACGGTGAACGCCGTTCTGTGCAAAGGGTGCGGGGCCTGTGCCGTAGCCTGTCCATCCAAAGCTATCCAGCTGAGCCACTTCACCCCATCTCAAACCATGGTTATGGTTGAAGCCTTAGTTTAAATCCCTGGAGGAGGAAAGCTATGAACATAGTGGTATGCGTAAAACAAGTCCCTGATACCGAAATCCGTATCCAGGTCCAGAACGGAAGGGTAGTGGAGGAAGAAATAAAGCAGTTCGTGGTCAACCCTTACGATGAGTTCGCCATAGAAGAGGCCCTCAGAATAAAGGAACGCTTCGGAGAAGGGAAAGTGACCCTCATCACCATAGGGCCGGAAAGGGCCAGGGAAGCCCTCCTTACAGGCTTAGCCATGGGGGCCGACGAAGCCATCCACATAAACGATCCAGCCTTGAAGGACAGCGATGCCTTTACCACCGCCAAAATCCTGGCTACGGCCATCAAGAAACTCCCTTACGACCTCATCCTGTGCGGGAAACAGGCTGTGGATCAGGACAACGCTCAGGTGGGGATAGCCTTGGCTGAACTTCTGGATCTTCCCCATGTCTCAGTGGTGACAAAGCTGGAGATCGCCGAAGATAGAAAGACCGCCAGAGCTGAAAGGGAAGTAGAGGGAGGAAAAGAAGTTGTAGAAACAACCCTTCCTGCCGTCATCACCGCCCAGAAAGGCCTCAACGAACCACGTTACCCCTCCTTCAAGGGGATAAGGATGGCTCGCCAGAAGCCCTACACCGTCTGGACTCTGGCGGATCTGGGTCTCAAGCCCGAGGACGTAGCCCCTCAGAGGGAAGTGGTGATAGTGAATCCGCCGCCGGAGCGCAAAGCCGGAAGGATAATCCAGGGTGATCCCGAGACCGCCGTCAAAGAACTGGTCCGGCTTCTGAGGGAAGAAGCAAAAGTGATATAGGCAGGAGGTGAGAAATGGCGAAGCATTTCCTTGTGGTAGCAGAACAATCAGAGGGGACCCTCCGGAAAGTCTCCCTTGAAATGCTTGCGGAAGCCCGAAGGCTTGCCTCCTCCGGTGGCAAAGTGGAGGCGGTGCTTCTTGGTTCCGGAATAGAGACCCTCGCCGAACAGCTGGCCTGGCATGGTGCCGATAAAGTTTACCTGGCCGATGATCCGGCCCTTCAGCTCTACACGGCCGAAGCCTATACCGCCGTCCTGGCCGACCTTGTGAGGAAAGTCCAGCCCGAAGTGATCTTCATCGGTGCTACCACGAACGGCAGGGATTTAGCCCCTCGCCTTGCCACTCGCCTCGGGGTAGGATTGGCCTCGGACTGCACGGCCTTCAGCGTGGATGGGGACGGGAAACTCCTCATAACCAGACCCATTTACGCCGGCAGGGCCATTGAGACCATAAAACTCAAGAGCATGCCTCAGATGGCAACCCTCAGGCCCAACGTTTTCCCTCCCCTTGAGCCCGACACTTCCCGCAAAGCCGAGGTGGAGAAAATTCCGGTTAACGTGGGCGAAGTTCGGGCCAGGGTGGTTGGCTTCCTGAAGAAAGAAGGGGAAGAAATTGAGCTCACCGAAGCCGATATCATTGTCTCTGGAGGCCGCGGCCTTGGAGGGCCAGATGGCTTCAATACCCTCAGGGAGCTGGCTAAAGTGCTGGGGGCCGCTGTTGGAGCTTCCAGAGCCGCTGTGGACGCCGGCTGGATTGACCACTCCCATCAGGTTGGCCAGACAGGCAAAACCGTTAACCCCAAACTCTACATAGCCTGTGGAATATCGGGAGCTGCCCAGCACCTGGCGGGGATGCGCACCTCCAAAGTGATTGTAGCCATCAACAAAGACCCTGAAGCCCCCATCTTCAAAGTGGCCGATTACGGGATAGTGGGAGATCTCTACCAGATAGTGCCCATCTTAACCAAAGCACTGCGGGAAACCCTTCAGGGCTGATGGAGCCAGGCTGGAGCGAACCCCAGGAAAAGGGCCCTCGGGGAACTTGAGGGCACATACCTGAAAACCTCAGGGGGCGAACTCTGAACCTTTGCACCCTCTTCGCAGCTTGCTCCGAACCCACCAAAGATGAATCAGGGTTCGTCCCCTTTTCTGCCATTAACAAACCACCCAGGGCATAGCGATGCTGTGCCCGAGAAGGGTTAGAAAGCTCTGGCTTTTCAGGAGCCTACGGGCTTAAAACCTCAATAATCCCGCGACAAAAGATGAACGTTACCGATGCGCACGTTGGTTAAACCGGCAGAAAGGGCTGCCTCTTCACACTCCCTGGCGTGGCGATAAGAGGTGCACGGTAGATCCCACAGGTAAAACTGGGGGTAAAAGGCCAGAAGGGCATAAGGAATTGAAGGGTCAAGGGAAGCCACGTAGCGGGCAATTTTCTCCACTTCCTCCACATCCACATAACCTGGCACCAGAAGAGTGCTCACCACCACCAGGGGAGGATTGGGCCTTTCGGGGATTCGTCGGGCAGCCCTGGCCAGGTTTTCCAGAGTTCGCCTATTGCTTGACCCGGTGAGGGCTATGTGGAGATTCTCGTCCCATGCCTTCACATCAAACTTTATACATCCTCCTGAGCGTAAGGAAAGCTCCACCGCCTGGTCCAAAAGGGCAGGATGCATGGAGCCGTTGGTCTCCCAGCATATCCTCACCCCTTTTTCCGCCAGCTTCCTTGAGGCAGCCAGAGCGTGGGACATCTGTGAGGCGGGGTCTCCTCCGAAGTAACAAACACAAAAGGTTAGAGGATTAGCCAGTGAAGCCAGCTCGTCGGCTGAAATACCCCTTTCCCTTGCCGGAGACATGTTCCGGAAATGCCAGTTCTGGCAGAAAAGGCAATTATAGGTACAGCTTCCGTAAAAGACCGCTAAATTGTGGTAGCCGTACCTGGTATGTCCGGGGCAGACCCAATCCGCCACGCAGTTGGTGGGTAGTGGGTCACGATACCAGTGAAGTATGCCTTTGGAAGGAATCCCGGCCAGGGAAATGAGTTTGCCATTTTTATTTTCCCTCAGCCCGCAAAACCCCCTCCCTCCAGGTGGTATTGAACATTCATTGACGCACAAAGTGCACTTAAGACCGTGAGGATCCCTTAAAGGAGCAGAGGGAAGGCCAAACTGGTGTCTGGTTTCGGCGTGGCTCTGAAGGATAACCGGCAGAGTCTCATTGGGGTGAGAACGTATACAATCAACACAAAAGCCGATGGAAGAAGCTATAAGGAGGGAGCGGCGTCCGCACCGGAGGCATTCTTTAAAGCCTATCTTCCTCATAATTGCACCTTTCCGACACCTTTATAAGGTTAGCTTTAAGGTGAGGTATTTCTTTC
This window encodes:
- a CDS encoding NAD(P)-binding protein — translated: MPFPQAVPNKYVIDKRGVAPCKDACPAHIDVQGYVTLIARGKFKEALALIYKTVPFPGTLGRVCPHPCEEACNRTQVDQAVSICLLKRFAADYVRENGLWEEVLKIIRDNHIPRMETIPEGKSVGIVGAGPAGLSAAYFLALWGYRVTVYEALPVAGGMMVAGIPEYRLPREILQEEIERIKSLGMEIKLNTRIGPGGITLEELRQKHDAVLLAVGAHRGLKLNIPGEELEGVFPGVEFIRKVNLGEPVKIGKRVVVIGGGNVAIDASRLARRLGAEKVTILYRRSRAEMPASPWEVADAEEEGIEIQFLVAPTRILGENGRVTGVECIRMQLGEPDASGRRRPIPIEGSEFTVEADTVIPAIGQMVEGEGLGVEITRAGTIQFNPATMETSIPGVFAAGDAAIGPATVIEAIAQGKKAALAIDLYLRGERVEIPEPSWHVVSLEEVKTQFRSFPLEQRASPKPRHKVQKLPSEVRIRGFEEVELGFKEEEAMAEAERCLNCAICSLCMECVRACQAKAIDHSMQEQILDLEVGAIIVATGYDQFDARRKPELGYGRYPNVLSGLEFERLVSASGPTKGKLKVNGKEPKDIVFIKCVGSRDKTVGHPYCSRVCCMYTAKQAHLVREKIPDAKVTIFYMDVRAFGKGFEEFYDRVREEGVIYRRGMVSEIYRRGDKLVVRAEDTLLGRPVEVVADMVVLATGLEPRSDSDKLAEILGITRSEEGFFAEAQRELYPVESNRPGIFLAGCAQGPKDIPDAVAHAKAAAAAALVLLAKQMKQEVNS
- a CDS encoding CoB--CoM heterodisulfide reductase iron-sulfur subunit A family protein; the encoded protein is MPVRIGVYICHCGINIAATVDVEEVTRFAQTLPNVVVARHYTYMCSDPGQALIKQDIEEYKLNRVVVASCSPRMHEPTFRSVVAEKGVNPYQFEMANIREQNSWVHSEIRAATQKAKELVAAAVAKVALLEPLEEREVDIIPATLVIGGGIAGLTAALNIAEAGYKVYLVEKEPSVGGRMAQLSRTFPDMEEARQLLAERIKQVSSNPNVEIFTSSTLRQIEGYIGNFKATILRRPRYVRAERCTACGKCAEACILAGKVPDDFNAGLSYRSAIYLPFAEAYPPVYTVDPQHCLYLRTGRCGEGDVPPCVGACPEDAIDFSQKEEELEREFGTIIVATGFDLFDARLKPELGYGRYPNVITSMELERLASPDGPTGGEILINGKKPESVVFIHCVGSRDKTVGNPYCSRICCMFTAKQALLVKEKLPNANVTVFYMDVRSFTKGGEEFYDRVRGEGVLYRRGSVSEIYRRGDKLIVRADDTLLGRPVDVEADLVVLATGLIPRKETEDVALLLKLARSSDGFLAEAHPKLRPVDTASDGIFLAGACQGPKDIADSVAQARAAASSALMYLMQGKAKVEAVTSRVDPEICSGCGLCEAACAFGALKLDLKRRIMTVNAVLCKGCGACAVACPSKAIQLSHFTPSQTMVMVEALV
- a CDS encoding electron transfer flavoprotein subunit alpha/FixB family protein encodes the protein MAKHFLVVAEQSEGTLRKVSLEMLAEARRLASSGGKVEAVLLGSGIETLAEQLAWHGADKVYLADDPALQLYTAEAYTAVLADLVRKVQPEVIFIGATTNGRDLAPRLATRLGVGLASDCTAFSVDGDGKLLITRPIYAGRAIETIKLKSMPQMATLRPNVFPPLEPDTSRKAEVEKIPVNVGEVRARVVGFLKKEGEEIELTEADIIVSGGRGLGGPDGFNTLRELAKVLGAAVGASRAAVDAGWIDHSHQVGQTGKTVNPKLYIACGISGAAQHLAGMRTSKVIVAINKDPEAPIFKVADYGIVGDLYQIVPILTKALRETLQG
- a CDS encoding electron transfer flavoprotein subunit beta/FixA family protein, which produces MNIVVCVKQVPDTEIRIQVQNGRVVEEEIKQFVVNPYDEFAIEEALRIKERFGEGKVTLITIGPERAREALLTGLAMGADEAIHINDPALKDSDAFTTAKILATAIKKLPYDLILCGKQAVDQDNAQVGIALAELLDLPHVSVVTKLEIAEDRKTARAEREVEGGKEVVETTLPAVITAQKGLNEPRYPSFKGIRMARQKPYTVWTLADLGLKPEDVAPQREVVIVNPPPERKAGRIIQGDPETAVKELVRLLREEAKVI
- a CDS encoding (Fe-S)-binding protein produces the protein MSPVQTSEYIHELTLRECIQCGKCTGGCPVSLKTSLNIRRLIYESLISDTVSPEIHEELWDCTTCKTCTLRCPKGVDPCGLIVTLRGALVESGRIPSTVRDALKSITVRGNPLNMPPQDRAAWTEGLDIKYILEEGAEVLFFPCCMGAYDPRIQKVARALVKVFQVAGVDFGILGEDEVCCAHEARRLGEKELFEGMVEQYQEIFSEVRAEKLVALSPHCFNAFKNEYGELPFQTLHYTQLLAELIKDGKLELKGEIARKVTYHDPCYLGKQNNIFDEPRFILQSIPGLKLVEMERCREWSLCCEGGGGRMWAEGTNIEVRLSHERVREALDTGAEILAVACPFCMAMLEDAVKTLGLDEKLKVLDIAELVAMSLG
- a CDS encoding radical SAM protein yields the protein MRKIGFKECLRCGRRSLLIASSIGFCVDCIRSHPNETLPVILQSHAETRHQFGLPSAPLRDPHGLKCTLCVNECSIPPGGRGFCGLRENKNGKLISLAGIPSKGILHWYRDPLPTNCVADWVCPGHTRYGYHNLAVFYGSCTYNCLFCQNWHFRNMSPARERGISADELASLANPLTFCVCYFGGDPASQMSHALAASRKLAEKGVRICWETNGSMHPALLDQAVELSLRSGGCIKFDVKAWDENLHIALTGSSNRRTLENLARAARRIPERPNPPLVVVSTLLVPGYVDVEEVEKIARYVASLDPSIPYALLAFYPQFYLWDLPCTSYRHARECEEAALSAGLTNVRIGNVHLLSRDY
- a CDS encoding hydrogenase iron-sulfur subunit, with amino-acid sequence MEDFEPKIIAFVCNWCTYAGADLAGTSRIQYPPNVRIVRLMCSGGVDPLYVLKALLQGADGVLIGGCHPGDCHYQNGNYKARRRVAILKKTLERLGLDPDRVWLRWISASEGQLFADTVTEFVSFLKAKGPNPFKTLQAS
- a CDS encoding 4Fe-4S dicluster domain-containing protein, producing MVQAWLKVEENPTRTVQGFLRSLLEKEVVEALLVPAPSVGGESVTPTLFLSPNELSVAEPFAPLMPVSEATAVSMLTRTGNPLRLGAVMRNCQIRALVELVKFKQAQLDNLIIIGVDCPGTYELRDYEELVRKGVEPSAQLLEVIAKREIGVNSGLPFREACRMCAYPIPDPSIAAITVGILGFDGEKIPVLVRDDLAEKLGLADGSPSAQREEVIRSLSEAKKAERGKQIERFSKEGAGLEGLLRWFSKCIRCYNCMGVCPICYCRECVFRTPVFEHESARYFDWAQKKGALQLPPEHLLFHLTRMNHMVTSCVGCGLCTSACPADIDVALAFQSVGEGVQALFNYVPGRSLEEPAPVQTFQEREFVELGETLK